In one window of Pseudodesulfovibrio sediminis DNA:
- a CDS encoding formate dehydrogenase accessory protein FdhE: protein MKSSFTQGQIESTLQDIQARDTAYAELAGRFGALFLERESVRTNLIKEKKESLQIDAGRVAVGVPILSDVDLTPWSDLFSRSNQAMLPVFAEVLQLEEETFRKLQSHLKETDTLMELVHAKIAGNRQLFEQHSEQLDISPHTLLSYCIETVCSPAFSAIAHTIDESFSWDQGSCPVCGSTPSIAQLSPKEVDSNEYLVGGGGKKYLHCTLCGHDWHYKRNACAACGNEDNESREIFHQDDVKYERIEACHNCGKYMLCVDMREYASLPDLDTVQMGLIHLDVIAHERQLYPITQTLWNTLK from the coding sequence ATGAAATCGTCATTCACTCAGGGCCAAATCGAATCAACTCTTCAGGACATACAGGCACGGGATACCGCATACGCAGAACTGGCTGGCCGCTTCGGAGCTCTATTCCTGGAAAGAGAATCAGTGCGTACCAATCTCATAAAAGAAAAAAAGGAATCTCTCCAAATTGATGCTGGCCGCGTGGCCGTGGGGGTTCCCATACTGTCGGATGTTGACCTCACACCCTGGAGCGACTTGTTCAGCCGGTCAAACCAAGCCATGTTGCCGGTGTTTGCTGAAGTGCTGCAACTGGAAGAGGAGACCTTCAGAAAGCTGCAGTCTCATTTGAAAGAGACGGACACCCTCATGGAGCTTGTTCATGCCAAAATTGCAGGCAACCGGCAGCTTTTTGAGCAACACTCTGAACAGCTTGATATCTCTCCTCATACTCTTTTGTCTTATTGTATTGAGACCGTTTGCTCTCCGGCTTTTTCCGCTATAGCCCACACCATAGACGAGTCCTTTTCCTGGGATCAGGGGTCTTGTCCGGTCTGTGGTTCCACACCTTCCATTGCGCAACTCAGCCCCAAGGAAGTCGATTCGAATGAATATCTGGTGGGCGGTGGAGGGAAAAAATATCTGCACTGCACTCTGTGCGGTCATGATTGGCATTACAAGCGGAATGCCTGCGCAGCCTGTGGTAATGAGGATAATGAAAGCCGCGAGATTTTTCATCAGGATGATGTGAAGTACGAACGTATCGAGGCGTGTCACAATTGCGGCAAGTATATGCTTTGTGTGGACATGCGTGAATATGCCTCGCTTCCCGATTTGGATACCGTGCAGATGGGACTCATCCACCTGGATGTCATCGCTCATGAACGCCAATTGTATCCTATTACTCAGACTCTGTGGAACACCCTTAAATAG
- the fdnG gene encoding formate dehydrogenase-N subunit alpha: MKCDRRRFLKLSASSAAYLSLAQIGVSLTPIKSYAASLKIDGAKEVLTVCPFCSVSCFAIGYVKNGKLVSVEGDPDYPINEGSLCAKGAAMFTMTTSHHRVQKPMYRAPYSDKWEEKSWDWMIDRIARRVKDTRDKEFVSKNKAGQQVNRLESMFLMGTSHASNEECALTHQFARGLGVVHMDHQARVCHSSTVAALGESFGRGAMTNHWIDIKNADSILIMGSNAAEHHPISFKWVLRAKDKGATVMHVDPKFSRTSARSDFHVPLRSGTDIAFLGGMIKYIVDNKKYFNEYVVEYTNASLIVGKDFDFKDGLFSGYDPKTRSYDKSKWALELDSKGVPKRDKSLKHPRCVFQLLKKHYSRYTLDKVSATTGVPEETLLRVYKTYTATGTGTKAGTILYALGWTQHTVGVQNIRTSGVIQLLLGNIGIAGGGINALRGEPNVQGSTDHALLYHILPGYMAMPRGDWPTYDKYNLANTPVSNDPQSANWWQHKPQYFASLLKGWFGDNATEKNGYCYELLPKVDKGGDYSYLFMFDRMYQGNMTGGFFMGLNPMNSVPNTNKIRKAMDKLDWVVCAELHNSETTDNWHRPGVDPKKVKTEFFLLPSAHRLEKSGSVTNSGRWLLWHGQATPPQFKARPFGEMYIPIMNRLRELYAKEGGTFPEPVLKLDWPEKYDPEDLCQRINGRFTRDTVVKGKKYAKGQQVPTFVALADDGSTSSLNWLYCGSWTEEGGNKCLRRDPKQTPMQEKIGLYPNWSWCWPVNRRILYNRASVDLNGKPFNPAKAVIEWKNGKWVGDIPDGGWPPLATGKGKYPFIMHQHGLGHIFGPGRQDGPFPEHYEPVETPVNTNLFSKQLNSPVYKFVSSALDVLAKPADPKYPIVLTTYSLTEHWCGGGETRNVPNLLEAEPQLYVELSPELAKEKGIENGDVIIVESIRGRVEAVAMVTVRMRPFKIHGRIIHEIGMPYCFGWTTPGSGDSTNRLTPSVGDPNTTIPEYKASCVNIRKAKKTTELATP; the protein is encoded by the coding sequence ATGAAATGTGACCGCCGAAGATTTTTGAAGCTTTCAGCCTCATCGGCAGCGTATCTTTCCCTGGCTCAGATCGGGGTCAGTTTAACGCCGATCAAGAGCTATGCTGCCAGCCTGAAGATCGACGGAGCCAAAGAGGTACTCACAGTCTGTCCTTTCTGTTCTGTGAGTTGTTTTGCCATTGGCTACGTGAAGAACGGGAAATTGGTGAGTGTCGAAGGCGACCCGGATTATCCCATCAACGAAGGTTCCCTCTGTGCCAAGGGCGCGGCGATGTTTACTATGACAACGTCACATCACAGGGTTCAGAAGCCCATGTACCGCGCTCCCTACAGTGACAAATGGGAAGAAAAAAGCTGGGATTGGATGATTGATCGTATCGCGCGGAGGGTGAAGGATACCCGCGACAAGGAATTCGTCAGTAAAAACAAGGCAGGGCAGCAGGTCAACCGGCTTGAATCAATGTTCCTGATGGGCACATCCCATGCCAGCAACGAGGAGTGCGCGTTGACGCATCAGTTTGCTCGTGGGTTGGGTGTGGTGCACATGGATCATCAGGCACGCGTGTGTCACAGCTCCACAGTCGCCGCACTTGGTGAGAGCTTTGGCCGGGGAGCCATGACCAACCACTGGATTGACATCAAGAATGCCGATTCCATTCTGATCATGGGGAGCAACGCGGCTGAACACCATCCGATTTCCTTCAAGTGGGTGCTGCGTGCCAAAGACAAGGGCGCGACGGTTATGCATGTCGATCCGAAGTTCTCCAGGACTTCGGCACGCTCTGATTTTCATGTTCCCCTTCGTTCCGGTACGGACATCGCCTTTCTGGGAGGCATGATCAAGTATATCGTTGATAACAAGAAGTACTTCAACGAGTATGTGGTTGAATATACAAATGCTTCCTTGATTGTTGGTAAGGATTTCGATTTCAAGGATGGTCTTTTTTCTGGCTACGATCCCAAGACACGAAGCTATGACAAAAGCAAATGGGCGCTGGAACTCGATTCCAAAGGTGTGCCCAAGCGAGACAAGTCGCTCAAACATCCACGCTGTGTTTTCCAGTTGTTGAAGAAACACTATTCCCGCTACACTCTGGACAAGGTCTCGGCGACAACAGGTGTGCCTGAGGAAACCCTGTTGCGTGTGTACAAAACCTATACAGCCACAGGAACCGGCACCAAGGCCGGTACGATTCTGTATGCTCTGGGCTGGACCCAGCACACTGTAGGTGTACAGAATATCCGTACTTCCGGAGTCATTCAGCTCCTGCTGGGTAATATCGGTATCGCTGGTGGCGGTATCAACGCCCTGCGTGGCGAACCGAATGTTCAGGGGTCCACCGACCATGCACTGCTGTATCACATCCTGCCTGGGTATATGGCTATGCCCCGCGGTGATTGGCCTACGTATGATAAGTACAATCTTGCCAACACCCCTGTCAGCAACGATCCGCAATCCGCTAACTGGTGGCAGCACAAACCTCAATACTTTGCGTCGCTGCTCAAGGGATGGTTTGGTGATAACGCAACAGAAAAAAATGGATATTGTTATGAACTCCTGCCCAAGGTCGATAAAGGTGGAGACTACTCCTACTTGTTCATGTTCGACCGGATGTATCAGGGCAACATGACCGGCGGTTTCTTCATGGGGCTGAATCCCATGAACAGTGTTCCCAACACCAATAAAATCCGCAAGGCCATGGATAAGCTCGACTGGGTTGTCTGTGCCGAATTGCATAACTCGGAAACAACGGACAACTGGCATCGTCCCGGCGTTGACCCGAAAAAGGTCAAGACCGAGTTCTTCCTGCTTCCTTCGGCTCATCGACTGGAAAAGAGTGGTTCTGTGACCAACTCCGGCCGTTGGCTTCTGTGGCATGGTCAAGCTACTCCTCCACAGTTCAAGGCGCGTCCCTTCGGTGAGATGTATATCCCGATCATGAACAGACTCCGCGAGCTCTACGCCAAAGAGGGCGGCACTTTCCCTGAGCCCGTGCTCAAGCTCGACTGGCCTGAAAAGTATGATCCTGAAGATCTGTGTCAACGCATCAATGGCCGCTTTACCCGTGACACGGTCGTCAAGGGAAAGAAGTATGCCAAGGGGCAGCAGGTTCCGACCTTCGTTGCTTTGGCTGACGATGGTTCGACCTCCAGTCTGAACTGGCTCTACTGCGGCAGTTGGACAGAGGAGGGGGGCAACAAATGTCTGCGGCGTGATCCGAAACAGACTCCGATGCAAGAAAAAATCGGACTGTACCCCAACTGGTCATGGTGTTGGCCGGTCAACCGTCGCATCCTTTACAACCGCGCATCCGTTGATCTCAATGGAAAACCGTTCAATCCGGCCAAGGCCGTCATTGAATGGAAGAATGGCAAGTGGGTTGGCGATATCCCTGACGGCGGATGGCCGCCCCTGGCAACCGGCAAGGGCAAGTACCCCTTCATCATGCATCAGCATGGCCTGGGACACATTTTCGGTCCCGGCAGACAGGATGGTCCGTTCCCCGAACACTACGAGCCGGTTGAGACTCCGGTAAATACCAACTTGTTTTCCAAGCAGCTCAACAGCCCGGTCTACAAGTTCGTTTCAAGCGCACTTGATGTGCTCGCAAAACCGGCGGACCCCAAGTATCCGATCGTACTCACCACTTACAGTCTCACAGAACACTGGTGTGGTGGCGGAGAGACCCGGAATGTGCCGAACTTGCTCGAAGCTGAACCGCAGCTCTATGTGGAACTGAGCCCTGAGTTGGCCAAGGAAAAGGGCATCGAGAACGGGGATGTCATCATTGTCGAGAGTATCCGTGGCAGGGTCGAAGCTGTTGCCATGGTTACCGTGCGTATGCGTCCATTCAAGATTCACGGCCGCATTATTCATGAAATAGGCATGCCGTATTGCTTTGGTTGGACGACTCCCGGAAGCGGCGACTCCACCAACCGGCTTACACCTTCAGTGGGCGACCCGAACACCACTATCCCGGAATACAAGGCGAGTTGCGTGAACATCCGCAAGGCGAAGAAAACCACTGAGTTGGCCACCCCATAA
- a CDS encoding PaaI family thioesterase, which translates to MQIKTHNSIEQSLCGKPITVEEGRSEVCLMCTQNMAADSRGLVHGGFIFGLADYAAMLAVNHPNVVLGSAETRFLKPSRVGDVLVARAQDQTPDERKHEVLVDVLCGEDTVFSGKFICFVTKQHVLENA; encoded by the coding sequence ATGCAGATTAAGACACATAATAGCATTGAGCAATCATTGTGCGGCAAGCCCATCACAGTGGAAGAAGGGCGGAGTGAAGTTTGCTTGATGTGCACGCAGAACATGGCGGCCGACTCACGCGGATTGGTTCACGGAGGATTCATTTTCGGTCTTGCGGATTATGCGGCCATGCTGGCCGTCAATCATCCCAATGTCGTGTTGGGTTCAGCGGAGACCCGTTTCTTGAAGCCCTCACGAGTTGGAGACGTCCTGGTTGCCAGGGCGCAGGATCAAACTCCGGACGAACGGAAGCATGAAGTGCTGGTAGATGTTCTTTGCGGAGAGGATACGGTCTTTTCGGGCAAATTTATTTGTTTTGTTACCAAACAACACGTTCTTGAGAACGCGTAG
- a CDS encoding carboxymuconolactone decarboxylase family protein — protein sequence MDAAEKAAMTLGKMQQKAGDVFPNYLAFTKEISQFGPIDHKTQELIHVACSMMSQCEMCISLHIQGAASNGATKEEIMQAAMLAISMGGSPKIMYMHYVFDELEDLFD from the coding sequence ATGGATGCAGCAGAAAAAGCAGCAATGACATTGGGTAAAATGCAGCAGAAAGCTGGTGACGTTTTCCCAAACTACCTTGCTTTCACCAAAGAAATCAGCCAATTCGGTCCTATTGATCACAAAACTCAGGAGCTGATTCACGTGGCTTGTTCCATGATGTCTCAGTGCGAAATGTGTATCTCTCTTCATATCCAGGGTGCAGCCAGTAATGGTGCTACCAAGGAAGAGATCATGCAGGCCGCCATGCTTGCCATTTCCATGGGTGGTTCACCGAAAATCATGTATATGCACTACGTTTTTGATGAACTTGAAGATCTTTTTGACTAA
- a CDS encoding formate dehydrogenase accessory sulfurtransferase FdhD produces the protein MTTYPLRILNSSVVPAIEPHQSVETSQRECTVALKRYGKGELSNHEDSIAVEADLIVYVNGQRDGVLSRTPGNDLNLIVGHLFCNGMINSSEDVANISFSYQNPAHVDVFLDTGKGRSRLFPSRPPVRLSPLQLFELKATFERRQNLFKNTGSTHAAALFSLNGELLVFGEDVGRHNAFDKAIGRALLEGILEQTAIAMISSRIAVELTAKATIANIPVLCGFSAATSSGVNFAEQHDITLVGRLKEDSFDVYTNAWRMQE, from the coding sequence ATGACCACATATCCTCTTCGTATATTGAACTCTTCAGTTGTTCCAGCTATTGAACCGCACCAATCTGTCGAGACATCGCAGCGGGAATGTACTGTCGCGTTGAAGAGATACGGGAAGGGCGAGCTCTCCAACCATGAGGACTCGATAGCCGTGGAGGCGGACCTGATTGTTTACGTTAATGGCCAGCGAGACGGTGTCCTATCTCGAACCCCGGGCAATGATCTGAATCTTATTGTGGGGCATTTGTTTTGTAACGGCATGATCAACTCGTCAGAAGATGTAGCCAATATCAGTTTCAGCTATCAGAACCCTGCCCATGTCGATGTTTTCCTTGATACTGGCAAAGGGCGCAGTCGCCTTTTTCCGTCACGACCGCCTGTTCGACTTTCTCCCCTTCAATTGTTCGAACTGAAGGCAACCTTTGAGCGCCGTCAGAACCTTTTCAAAAACACCGGTTCCACCCATGCGGCCGCACTCTTTTCGCTCAATGGCGAATTGCTTGTGTTCGGCGAGGATGTGGGGAGACACAATGCCTTTGATAAGGCAATTGGTCGAGCTCTCCTGGAAGGAATACTGGAACAGACTGCCATAGCGATGATCTCTTCCCGTATTGCGGTGGAGCTGACAGCAAAGGCGACCATCGCGAATATACCCGTATTGTGCGGCTTTTCTGCCGCAACCAGCTCAGGGGTTAACTTTGCGGAACAGCACGACATAACGCTGGTTGGCCGTCTCAAAGAAGATTCCTTTGATGTGTACACCAATGCCTGGCGCATGCAGGAGTAA
- a CDS encoding lipoate--protein ligase — MRYIYNESTDPTFNLAAEEWLLTKTDFDVFMLWRNIPAIIVGRNQNTLSQIDEAFVKERNIPVVRRLSGGGAVFHDLGNINFTFITNGALSDGVDFQRFTKPILKALQAMGVDCAFDGRNDLVIKGQKFSGNAQHFHKNRVLHHGTLLFASDITDISDALRVDPEKYKDKAVKSIRKRITNISRHLPEPMEVTEFIDVLMRSVSGEKGEEERGLAPQEIDAINRIADERYRSWDWNFGYSPIYNFTRKTRTPGGLVEVHLDVKKGIIQQVRFLGDYFGVRNIGELEEVLVGCRHDRTALEKRLSQISLHAYLHGVELPILLDCLF, encoded by the coding sequence ATGCGATATATTTATAATGAGAGCACAGATCCGACATTCAATCTTGCGGCGGAAGAGTGGTTGCTGACCAAGACGGATTTTGATGTCTTCATGCTCTGGCGCAACATCCCCGCTATCATTGTTGGCCGTAATCAGAACACGCTGTCCCAGATTGACGAGGCTTTTGTTAAGGAGCGTAATATCCCTGTTGTCAGACGGTTAAGTGGTGGCGGGGCGGTTTTTCATGACCTGGGAAATATCAATTTTACCTTCATCACTAATGGCGCTTTATCAGATGGGGTTGATTTTCAACGTTTCACCAAGCCGATATTGAAAGCATTGCAGGCGATGGGAGTTGATTGTGCCTTTGATGGAAGAAATGATCTTGTTATCAAAGGACAAAAGTTTTCCGGAAATGCGCAACATTTTCATAAAAACAGGGTGTTGCATCACGGAACGCTCTTGTTTGCCTCTGATATTACAGATATTTCGGACGCCTTGCGAGTCGACCCGGAGAAATACAAGGATAAGGCGGTAAAAAGCATTCGTAAACGTATCACCAATATTTCAAGACACCTTCCAGAACCGATGGAAGTTACTGAATTCATAGATGTCCTTATGAGATCCGTCTCTGGTGAAAAGGGTGAAGAAGAGCGGGGGCTTGCTCCTCAGGAGATCGATGCCATCAATCGGATTGCTGATGAGCGATACCGTTCCTGGGATTGGAATTTTGGATATTCTCCTATTTACAATTTTACGAGAAAGACAAGAACGCCAGGAGGACTTGTGGAGGTTCATCTGGATGTCAAAAAGGGCATAATCCAACAAGTCCGCTTTCTCGGGGATTATTTTGGCGTTCGAAATATCGGTGAGCTGGAAGAAGTGCTCGTTGGTTGTCGGCATGATCGAACAGCATTGGAGAAACGATTATCTCAGATTTCGCTGCATGCGTATCTTCATGGCGTGGAGTTGCCGATATTGCTGGACTGCCTGTTCTGA
- a CDS encoding DUF6506 family protein, translated as MSQPLKAAFIFIAPGGDPALHRSWVLTDGVELLAIAVSNYGQAEKLAKELVEKEGIAAIELCGGFGAQGTARVAAAVEVPVGVVRFDSHPGLGNASGDTLFS; from the coding sequence ATGAGCCAACCACTTAAAGCCGCATTTATTTTTATCGCACCCGGTGGCGATCCCGCCCTTCACAGAAGTTGGGTACTTACCGACGGAGTCGAACTTCTGGCCATTGCCGTCAGTAACTATGGTCAGGCAGAAAAACTGGCCAAAGAACTGGTGGAAAAGGAGGGTATTGCCGCCATCGAACTCTGCGGAGGATTCGGCGCTCAGGGAACAGCACGCGTTGCCGCAGCTGTTGAAGTGCCTGTGGGGGTTGTCCGTTTTGACTCACACCCTGGTTTGGGCAATGCGAGTGGAGACACGCTGTTCAGCTAA
- a CDS encoding alpha-ketoacid dehydrogenase subunit beta → MSEKTYLQALNEALRQEMERDENVFILGEDVGQFGGCFGVTQGLFDQFGEDRVMDTPITESTIVGAACGAAACGLRPVPELMFVDFIGVSMDQLFNQAAKMRYMFGGKTTVPMTLRMPQGAGIGAAAQHSQCLESWFMNIPGLKVVIPSTPYDAKGLLISAIRDDNPVVFLEHKLLYGASGEVPDESYTIDIGKADIKREGSDVTIVATSQMVYSALEAAERLKADGIEAEVVDPRCLQPLDKDTILDSVKKTHALVVAHEAVTFAGPGAEISAIVAEEAIEYLDAPIKRVGAPFCPVPFSPPLEQHYIPSADNIVEAVKSIR, encoded by the coding sequence ATGTCCGAAAAAACATATCTGCAAGCTCTCAATGAGGCATTGAGGCAGGAAATGGAGCGCGATGAGAATGTCTTCATTCTCGGCGAAGATGTTGGCCAGTTTGGTGGTTGCTTTGGCGTCACCCAGGGACTTTTTGATCAATTCGGCGAAGATCGTGTCATGGATACGCCTATCACCGAAAGCACCATTGTTGGTGCTGCCTGTGGCGCTGCCGCCTGTGGCCTTCGTCCCGTGCCTGAACTGATGTTCGTCGACTTCATCGGCGTTTCCATGGACCAACTGTTCAACCAGGCTGCGAAAATGCGCTACATGTTCGGCGGCAAGACCACCGTTCCCATGACACTGCGCATGCCCCAGGGTGCTGGCATCGGTGCTGCGGCCCAGCACTCACAGTGCCTGGAATCATGGTTCATGAACATTCCCGGCCTTAAAGTCGTCATTCCTTCCACCCCATATGATGCTAAAGGGCTGCTGATCAGTGCTATCCGCGATGACAACCCTGTTGTCTTCCTGGAGCACAAGCTGCTCTACGGTGCATCCGGCGAAGTACCTGATGAAAGCTACACCATTGATATCGGCAAGGCCGACATCAAACGCGAAGGCTCTGATGTCACCATCGTTGCCACTTCCCAGATGGTCTACTCTGCCCTTGAAGCCGCAGAAAGGCTCAAAGCCGATGGCATTGAAGCAGAAGTGGTTGATCCGCGCTGCCTCCAGCCTCTGGACAAGGACACCATCCTGGATTCCGTCAAGAAGACACATGCTCTGGTCGTTGCTCATGAAGCTGTGACCTTTGCTGGCCCTGGCGCTGAAATCTCTGCCATTGTTGCAGAAGAAGCCATTGAATACCTGGACGCTCCCATCAAGCGTGTCGGTGCCCCCTTCTGCCCGGTTCCCTTCTCGCCGCCGCTGGAACAGCACTACATTCCCAGCGCAGACAACATTGTCGAAGCAGTCAAGAGCATTCGTTAA
- a CDS encoding NAD(+)/NADH kinase gives MANPASGKDIRRLVAHGSVFDNQEKVRMVRRLILGLERSGVTKILYMPDGYAIIPRALNAISPSIPVKAVEMPIRNNQTDTTIAAGIMETLGAQCLIVLGGDGTSRAACKGTVALPILPLSTGTNNVFPMMGEATVAGMAAGLVASGQLPREACCTKSCMFDILIDNKIVDIALVDAAVYDDVFLASRAVWHMEKVPQLFLTRCSASSIGLSAIGGQIQEIRPEDPKGLAITIGKETPVSVTAAIAPGMFADVPIAGVSEMAPGTVFPVSVTPSLIAVDGEREVEIPIGARAGIRLNTDGPMVIDVHKTMDLARQEGLFRHAL, from the coding sequence TTGGCCAACCCTGCTTCCGGTAAGGACATCCGCCGCCTGGTAGCCCACGGCAGCGTCTTCGATAACCAGGAAAAAGTACGCATGGTGCGCAGGCTTATCCTTGGCCTGGAACGATCCGGCGTAACGAAAATTCTCTATATGCCCGATGGCTACGCTATCATTCCACGTGCTCTCAACGCTATTTCCCCCTCGATTCCCGTGAAAGCGGTAGAAATGCCCATTCGAAACAACCAAACCGACACGACCATTGCAGCGGGCATAATGGAAACCCTTGGAGCACAGTGTCTCATTGTGCTTGGAGGGGACGGTACCAGCCGAGCAGCTTGCAAGGGAACTGTTGCCCTTCCCATTCTGCCGCTTTCCACGGGAACTAATAATGTCTTCCCCATGATGGGAGAAGCCACTGTGGCCGGGATGGCTGCCGGTCTGGTTGCAAGCGGCCAACTTCCGCGTGAAGCGTGTTGCACTAAATCCTGCATGTTTGATATTCTGATTGATAATAAAATAGTGGATATCGCATTGGTTGATGCCGCAGTGTATGACGATGTATTTCTCGCATCCCGTGCAGTCTGGCATATGGAAAAGGTTCCACAACTCTTTTTAACACGATGCAGTGCTTCATCCATTGGATTGTCCGCAATCGGTGGTCAAATTCAGGAGATAAGACCAGAAGATCCTAAAGGCCTCGCCATCACAATCGGCAAGGAGACCCCTGTCTCTGTAACGGCAGCGATCGCTCCTGGAATGTTTGCAGATGTGCCGATCGCCGGCGTATCGGAAATGGCTCCGGGGACCGTCTTCCCTGTGTCTGTCACTCCAAGCCTGATAGCTGTGGACGGGGAACGGGAGGTTGAAATCCCGATAGGGGCCCGTGCAGGTATTCGTTTGAATACAGACGGCCCCATGGTCATCGACGTACACAAAACAATGGATTTGGCCAGACAAGAAGGTCTGTTTAGACACGCATTATAA
- a CDS encoding thiamine pyrophosphate-dependent dehydrogenase E1 component subunit alpha translates to MALSKKTLIQMYETMNRIRLFELKLQEFFAAGEIPGFVHLYLGEEAVATGACAALTNADMITSTHRGHGHLLAKGGDLKLMMAEIFGRSTGYCKGKGGSMHIADLDLGILGANGIVGGGGPLAAGAALAAKYRKSKDVAMCFFGDGASNQGTTQEALNIASAWKLPLVFVNENNGYGISCPQCKSMAIVDIADRAAAYDMPGVVVDGNDVLAVHEAVTEAVKRARNGEGPSLVECKTYRWRGHFEGDACTYRCDEELEEWKAKDPIPRFEAKLIESKTLSKKEAEKIKAGIEKDVDEAVAFAKESPMPASSAMMDDVYA, encoded by the coding sequence ATGGCTCTCAGTAAGAAGACATTGATTCAGATGTATGAAACCATGAACAGGATTCGCCTGTTCGAGCTGAAGTTGCAGGAATTTTTCGCTGCAGGCGAAATTCCCGGCTTCGTTCACCTTTACCTTGGTGAAGAAGCAGTCGCCACAGGCGCCTGCGCTGCACTCACCAACGCAGACATGATCACCAGTACCCACCGTGGCCATGGTCACCTGCTCGCAAAAGGTGGCGATCTGAAGCTGATGATGGCTGAAATATTCGGCAGATCAACCGGTTACTGCAAAGGTAAAGGCGGCTCCATGCACATCGCCGACCTTGACCTCGGCATTCTCGGTGCCAACGGTATCGTTGGTGGAGGTGGCCCGCTGGCTGCCGGTGCTGCCCTGGCTGCAAAATACAGAAAGAGCAAAGACGTTGCCATGTGCTTCTTCGGTGATGGTGCATCCAACCAGGGTACCACCCAAGAAGCGTTGAACATCGCCAGCGCCTGGAAACTGCCGTTGGTGTTCGTCAATGAAAACAACGGGTACGGCATTTCCTGCCCTCAGTGCAAATCCATGGCTATCGTCGACATCGCCGACCGTGCCGCCGCATATGACATGCCCGGTGTTGTTGTTGATGGCAACGACGTACTCGCAGTTCATGAAGCTGTCACCGAAGCAGTCAAGCGCGCTCGCAATGGCGAAGGCCCCTCTCTGGTGGAATGCAAGACATACCGCTGGCGCGGTCACTTCGAAGGCGATGCCTGCACGTACCGCTGCGATGAAGAATTGGAAGAATGGAAGGCCAAGGATCCCATCCCCCGCTTTGAGGCCAAGCTTATCGAAAGCAAGACTCTCAGCAAAAAGGAAGCCGAAAAAATCAAGGCTGGCATTGAAAAAGACGTCGATGAGGCTGTCGCATTTGCCAAGGAAAGTCCTATGCCGGCTTCCAGCGCCATGATGGACGACGTGTACGCCTAA
- a CDS encoding 4Fe-4S dicluster domain-containing protein — MPKTILIDTSRCTACRGCQIACKEWHELPANKTYQVGWGSHQNPQDLNPNNYKLVRFSEHLDDGVVHWNFFPDQCRHCEIAPCKETGDLYIEEAIVQDEKTGAILYTPKTKDFSKEQFEEIKDACPYNIPRRNEMSGLMVKCTMCNDRIHNGMPPACVKSCPTGAMQFGDRKDMVKLAQSRLAHLKKDWPNATLADPDEVNVIYLLIDKPENYHEFAVAQANIGPMSKQQFLATLARPFKAMKG; from the coding sequence ATGCCCAAGACCATATTGATAGACACATCCCGCTGTACAGCGTGCCGCGGGTGCCAAATAGCCTGTAAGGAATGGCACGAACTTCCGGCCAACAAGACCTATCAGGTCGGCTGGGGTAGCCACCAGAATCCGCAGGATTTGAATCCCAACAACTATAAACTCGTCCGTTTCAGCGAACACCTTGATGATGGTGTGGTTCATTGGAACTTCTTCCCTGATCAATGCCGGCACTGTGAAATTGCTCCATGCAAGGAAACCGGTGATCTCTACATCGAGGAAGCCATCGTTCAGGACGAAAAAACCGGGGCAATTCTGTATACTCCCAAAACCAAGGACTTCTCCAAGGAGCAGTTCGAGGAGATCAAGGATGCCTGTCCGTACAATATCCCCAGACGTAATGAAATGTCCGGTCTGATGGTCAAATGCACTATGTGTAATGATCGTATCCATAACGGTATGCCACCTGCCTGCGTCAAATCCTGTCCCACAGGTGCCATGCAGTTCGGTGATCGCAAAGACATGGTCAAGCTTGCCCAGTCCAGACTGGCTCATCTGAAAAAGGATTGGCCTAACGCCACGTTGGCTGACCCGGATGAAGTAAACGTCATCTACCTGTTGATCGACAAGCCCGAGAACTATCATGAGTTCGCGGTAGCCCAGGCCAATATCGGCCCCATGTCAAAACAACAATTCCTCGCAACCTTGGCTCGTCCGTTCAAGGCAATGAAAGGATAA